A stretch of the Gracilinanus agilis isolate LMUSP501 chromosome 4, AgileGrace, whole genome shotgun sequence genome encodes the following:
- the LOC123244905 gene encoding prostaglandin E2 receptor EP3 subtype-like, which translates to MLGSEPARQRGPNNTDTWTTEKEGGFVSVAYPLVMMITGVVGNALSLLLVSRSYLHREGKGKKSFLLCIGGLALTELAGKLLTSPVVIAVYLSRKPWQQLDPSGHLCDFFGLTMTVVGICTLFISSIMAVKKMLAIRAPHWYSIHLKTGAARAVLLAVWLAGLAFALLPMAIIGHYSIQWPGTWCFISIDERGTNTTTSVYNLANVFFASTYAFLGLTALVVTFVCTLATIKALVSRCRTKATVTQEDMRWVRITTETVIQLMGIVCVNSACWSPLLILMLKIIFNQISTEHCKMSNSQVEIPKDCDFFLTAIRLASLNQILDPSVYLLLRKMFLCQVANTVSKCSPNGQKV; encoded by the coding sequence ATGCTGGGATCCGAACCAGCCAGGCAGCGGGGGCCCAACAACACGGACACGTGGACCACTGAGAAAGAAGGCGGCTTCGTGTCAGTGGCCTATCCCCTGGTCATGATGATCACTGGCGTAGTTGGCAACGCTCTCTCCTTGCTGCTGGTGTCCCGGAGCTACCTTCACAGGGAGGGCAAGGGCAAGAAATCCTTCCTGCTCTGCATTGGAGGCCTGGCGCTCACGGAACTGGCCGGGAAGCTGCTCACCAGCCCCGTGGTCATTGCAGTCTACCTGTCCAGGAAGCCCTGGCAGCAACTCGACCCATCGGGCCATCTGTGCGACTTTTTCGGCCTAACCATGACCGTGGTCGGCATTTGTACCCTTTTCATCTCCAGCATCATGGCAGTCAAAAAGATGCTGGCCATCCGTGCGCCGCACTGGTACTCCATCCACCTGAAGACAGGAGCCGCCAGGGCTGTGCTACTGGCAGTGTGGCTGGCAGGACTCGCCTTTGCTCTGCTGCCAATGGCCATCATTGGCCATTACAGCATCCAGTGGCCTGGAACGTGGTGCTTCATCAGCATAGATGAGCGCGGCACCAACACAACCACCTCAGTGTACAATCTGGCCAACGTCTTCTTTGCCTCCACTTATGCCTTTTTGGGACTCACGGCTCTGGTGGTCACCTTCGTCTGCACCCTAGCAACGATCAAGGCGCTGGTGTCCCGCTGCAGAACTAAGGCCACAGTGACCCAAGAGGATATGCGTTGGGTCAGGATCACCACCGAGACAGTCATTCAGCTCATGGGAATCGTGTGTGTAAACTCTGCCTGCTGGTCTCCTTTGTTGATTTTGATGTTGAAAATCATCTTCAACCAGATCTCGACGGAACACTGTAAGATGTCAAACTCCCAAGTGGAAATACCTAAGGACTGTGACTTCTTCTTGACAGCCATCAGGCTGGCTTCTCTCAATCAGATTTTGGACCCCTCGGTTTATCTGCTGCTAAGAAAGATGTTCCTCTGTCAGGTAGCAAACACTGTTTCCAAATGCTCTCCAAATGGACAGAAAGTCTGA